A region of the SAR324 cluster bacterium genome:
CCAATCCACTGGTCTCTTGTAAACTTTGCTTGCTGCAGAAATTGCTGTAAATTTTCTCGGTTTGCGTTTTCGAGATAATCATCCAATTGCCCCAACAACTCCTTTAGATGACGAAGTCTGGGCAGCAGGTGCTCTCTGTTCTCTAGAAAGATATCCGTCCACATTTCTGGACTGGAAGAAGCGATTCGTGAGAAGTCCTTGAGTCCAGCTCCAGAAAACTGAAGTACTTCCTCTTGATCTGAACCAATGATGGCCTGGATGCTGGCATAGGCGATCAGGTGTGGTAAGTGGCTGACTGCTGCAAAGATCTGATCGTGTTGTGCTGCATTCATTACAGCAACCTTGCTTCCAAGCGCTTCCCAAAGTATTTGGAGTCTTTGAGTAACTTCCAGAGGAGTTGCATCAGTAGGGGTGAGGATGAAACGCCTTCCTTCAAAAAGGTGAGTCCGTGAGCTGGTGGGCCCAAAGCATTCGCCACCAGCAATCGGATGTCCCCCCACAAATCTTGGAATCAACTCAGGGTAGTCCTGGATTATTGACAAGAGCGGTGATTTCACACTGCCGACATCAGACAACAGCGTATGCGAGCCAAGTTGAGGACGGATGGAGTGGAGGACTTTTGGAAAACTACTGACTGGGGTTGCTAGAATGACGAGATCCGCATCGCGGAGTTTCTTATCAAAATTCGTTGAGGCAGAGTCAACCAGATTGCGATGAAGCGCCTCCTCACAATGATGGGGACGTTGGTCATAGCCGAGCAGGTGTTCTGCCAGATGTAGCCGCCGTAGATCCAGAGCCAGGGAACCACCAATCAGGCCCAGTCCGACAATCACGATCCGCTGGAAGCCTGGATTGGCGGATTCTGTCATTGACTTTCCTGGGTGAGTTCGGTGTTGCTGGGTGTTGCTGGTTTGGGTGGCGCTTTTTCCTGAAGCATTAAGAAAATCGGGCTTGCTACATAAATGGAGGAGTAGGTTCCAACAAGGATTCCTACAAACAGGGCGAATGCAAAGTCATGAATAATTTCTCCACCGAAGAGCAGCAACATAATCACGACAAATAAAGTTGTGGCAGAAGTCAGCAAAGTTCGACTGAGAGTCTCATTGATGCTGAGATCCAACAGTTCTTCCGTTTCACGCTTACGGAATTTAGCGAGGTTCTCTCGAACACGATCGAACACGACGATAGTATCGTTAAGGGAGTATCCGACTACCGTCAGCAAAGCCGCAATGATTGTCAGGTTGAACTCTTTGTCAAACAGTGAAAACACTCCGACAACAGCAAGTACATCGTGTAGGAGACAAACTACGGCACTGATTCCAAAACGCCACTGAAAGCGAACACTAATGTACAGGAGTACCAATCCTAGGGCAATCAGCACAGCCAAGAGGGCATCTTCTTTTAACTCGTCACCGACTTTTGGGCCAATGGTCTCAATACGTCTGATCTCTGGTTGCGTATTAGCGTTTTGGAGGATTTTTTGAAGGTTGGTTGTTAGGGATTCACCAGTTCCTAACGAGCTATCGATCGGCAGTCCTAATAGAATTTCTCGATCTTCTTCCGCTCCAAAAGTCTGCA
Encoded here:
- a CDS encoding prephenate dehydrogenase/arogenate dehydrogenase family protein, with translation MTESANPGFQRIVIVGLGLIGGSLALDLRRLHLAEHLLGYDQRPHHCEEALHRNLVDSASTNFDKKLRDADLVILATPVSSFPKVLHSIRPQLGSHTLLSDVGSVKSPLLSIIQDYPELIPRFVGGHPIAGGECFGPTSSRTHLFEGRRFILTPTDATPLEVTQRLQILWEALGSKVAVMNAAQHDQIFAAVSHLPHLIAYASIQAIIGSDQEEVLQFSGAGLKDFSRIASSSPEMWTDIFLENREHLLPRLRHLKELLGQLDDYLENANRENLQQFLQQAKFTRDQWIG
- the secF gene encoding protein translocase subunit SecF gives rise to the protein MLSQPLQIRFLEKRRYTIYLSIFLVLSTFLSVLLHGGLNYGIDFRGGTNVQIRFDSEPDLNQLRDLFASQGYDSITLQTFGAEEDREILLGLPIDSSLGTGESLTTNLQKILQNANTQPEIRRIETIGPKVGDELKEDALLAVLIALGLVLLYISVRFQWRFGISAVVCLLHDVLAVVGVFSLFDKEFNLTIIAALLTVVGYSLNDTIVVFDRVRENLAKFRKRETEELLDLSINETLSRTLLTSATTLFVVIMLLLFGGEIIHDFAFALFVGILVGTYSSIYVASPIFLMLQEKAPPKPATPSNTELTQESQ